ACCATTTCCGTGCCTTCGGAAAAATCCAGCACAGGAATCCTGGCGTTAGGGTTGGGTTTTTTGGGTTCCATCGGCTTTAAGGATGTTCCTAACTCATTGGCGAATATACTATAACATCACTTCCTCGCATTTTAAAGCCAGAAACAATATATTTAGGCCTGCTTTTTTATTTCTTTTCCTGGGGTTTGAAGCCAAATCACGACGCTTCATCTTTGTATTTGCCCCGGATTTTTTCGATTTCAGGAAGGATTTCCAGAAAGCGGTCCACCATCACAGGGTTAAAATGCTTGTCTTTCTGGGTGACCAGCTCTGCAACGGCTTCTTCCGATGACCAGGCCCTTTTGTAGGGTCGTGCCGCGGTCAAAGCGTCGTAAACGTCGCACACGCTGCAAAGCTGTCCGAGCAGGGGGATATCCTCCCCTTTAAGCTTTTGCGGATACCCGGTCCCGTCCCATTTTTCATGATGCGTTAGCGCGATGGTCTGGGCCATTTTCATCAGGGGCGAATCGCTGCCGGACAGGAGCCTGGCGCCCATAGTGGTATGCGTTTTCATCACCTCATACTCTTCCGGCGTCAATTTTCCCGGCTTCAGCAGGATGCTGTCAGGGATGCCGATTTTCCCGATATCGTGGAGAGGGCTGGCGTTCAGCAACAGCTCGCATTGGGTGTCGTCCAGGCCGATCGCCTCCCCCAACTTGGCGCAGAACTGGCTCATCCGGATGATATGCACGCCCGTGTCGTTGTCGCGGAATTCCGCGGCCTGGGCCAGCCGGCGGATAATGTCCAGTTGGGTTACCCTCAGCTCTTTGGTCCTCTCCTGGACTTTGGATTCCAGAATTTTATTCTGGTCTTGGACCTGCATGTGCAAAATCCGCATTTCGATCATGTTCCGGATCCGGATCACGATCTCAACCACCTCAAAGGGCTGGACAACAATGTCCGTCGCGCCGGATTGGAGTGCTTTTAAACGGCCCTCCGCGCTGGTTTCCGGCGAAACCGCCAAAATGGGAAGATAATTATTCCTGCGGAATTCGTTCAGATGCTCAATGATTTGAAATCCGTCCAATTGGGGCATGTCCAGGTCGAGAATGATCAGGTCCGGTTGAAGTTCATGGATCACCGGCAGGGCCTTGAGGGGGTCGTTTTCTGTGCGGACGCTCCGATATCCGGCATCTTCCAAGACTTTTTGAAGATAGCGGGCATGAAGCTTCTGATCATCGATGATCAGAATACGGGCATTGAGGATTTGTTCTTGCGAGATCATGGAATTTCTCGATTGTCTCAATAAGTATAATAAAAATAATAGAATTAAGCCAGCCGAAACGGCGTTATTTTAATGAGCTTATCATTTGAGGAGTCCCCGCAGGGACGACGCAAATGCGCTGAGCGAATTAACCGTGGCCGCCCTGCCCCGTGGCACGGTTGGGGCAGCCCTTCTAATCGCTCTCTGTAGAAATACTGTTGGGCGTATTTATCTTAGCAGAGTTAAAGTCTAATATGGCCTTGTGGAGTCCGTGAATCACTCGGGCCATACGTTCGTAGTCCAGCGTTTCCGGCAAATCGGAAAGTTTATGGTAATGTGGATTTCGCATGAACGCCGTGTCCGTGACCATGACCGCCGGTATCCCCTCCCGCCAGAACGACCAGTGGTCAGAGTAGGTCACTCCTGGGAGAAATTCGGGAGCAATGATTGAAGCGACCGTGATCTGGCGATGGGCCTGGAAGGATTTTTTAACGCGTCCCAGAAGATCCCGGGACGCATAATTCCCGATCACCGTGATAAAATCGGCGCGGTTGGGATAAAAGGGCCCCAGAAGCGGATAATATTCCTGAGAAAACGGCCTGTCAGAGAAATATCCGATCATCTCCAGCGTGATGACCCCGGACAGCCCTTTGACCCGCTCTTTGTGATCCTTCAAAAACACCCGGCTGCCCATGTGTTCTGTCCTGAAAAAAGGCGGTTCTTCATTAACAAATGCCGCGAATTGAACGTTGGCAGGCAGGTCCTGGTCCTTGACCAGACGCGCCAGTTCCAGCATCCCGGCCACCCCGCTGGCATTGTCGTCCGCGCCGGGGTTGAAACAGGTGTCATAATGCGCGGAGACCAGGATGCGGGGAAGTTCCGGACTTCTGAGTGGATCTGTTGCAAGAATATTTTTAAACGTCATCCCGAGTGTCTGGTAAGGGAATATCTCGACCTGGTACCCCAAGGCGCGCAGCGCCTTCGCGATATCCTCCGCGGTTCGGTCCAGACTTGCTATTGACCGGTAATTACGGTTGCCAATGGCCACAGAAAAATGGCGGACGCTTTTTTGCAAACGGGCCATGGAATCTATCTGGCTGTGCGTCAAAGGCGGGGGATTTTTAAGGGAGGGCTGCCACCCGCGGGTTGTGGCCAGGACAAGGAGTCCCACCACCAGAATGGCGGAGGCGCGGGACAATAATTT
This window of the Candidatus Omnitrophota bacterium genome carries:
- a CDS encoding response regulator, which gives rise to MISQEQILNARILIIDDQKLHARYLQKVLEDAGYRSVRTENDPLKALPVIHELQPDLIILDLDMPQLDGFQIIEHLNEFRRNNYLPILAVSPETSAEGRLKALQSGATDIVVQPFEVVEIVIRIRNMIEMRILHMQVQDQNKILESKVQERTKELRVTQLDIIRRLAQAAEFRDNDTGVHIIRMSQFCAKLGEAIGLDDTQCELLLNASPLHDIGKIGIPDSILLKPGKLTPEEYEVMKTHTTMGARLLSGSDSPLMKMAQTIALTHHEKWDGTGYPQKLKGEDIPLLGQLCSVCDVYDALTAARPYKRAWSSEEAVAELVTQKDKHFNPVMVDRFLEILPEIEKIRGKYKDEAS
- a CDS encoding M28 family peptidase; its protein translation is MRFPQDLGKKLLSRASAILVVGLLVLATTRGWQPSLKNPPPLTHSQIDSMARLQKSVRHFSVAIGNRNYRSIASLDRTAEDIAKALRALGYQVEIFPYQTLGMTFKNILATDPLRSPELPRILVSAHYDTCFNPGADDNASGVAGMLELARLVKDQDLPANVQFAAFVNEEPPFFRTEHMGSRVFLKDHKERVKGLSGVITLEMIGYFSDRPFSQEYYPLLGPFYPNRADFITVIGNYASRDLLGRVKKSFQAHRQITVASIIAPEFLPGVTYSDHWSFWREGIPAVMVTDTAFMRNPHYHKLSDLPETLDYERMARVIHGLHKAILDFNSAKINTPNSISTESD